From Cervus elaphus chromosome 10, mCerEla1.1, whole genome shotgun sequence:
acattttaaatgatcatACTAgtcaggtccagcatcttgggcaagctgtcttATCTCTGATGTCACCTTCTCGTCCTAGGTAGTGCAGTTTCTCCTCTGTTTGAGCGTcgttttaaggtgagatcagatCAGCTGTCCTCTCTATAGACCAGTGCACTGTAGGGgtctttggaagtgggaattagTCTGAGTCAATTTCCctgtgcatgagctagttaaaagtacctgataaaaaggtccttccatccaggttggagacagtcccttAAACTAGGCCCTTCTTCAGTCCTGGTTGCAGCTCATGAGGCATATGATCTTTATCCAAAGacattactgagataagcttcagaaacaaacttagggtgttctttaggaattcaaataaattttacattaatatcacataacagcaaagaactatccaggAAATGAGTCTTATTAGATACAGACCTCtattaacaaactgggatttaacatttatcgaaacatctttttctccctaaagtaaccctcatttttatcaaatataaccaaattaaggctagtttgtttgcaaaataCTTATGCTCTCAAAAATTTGGCCTAACTTGGTTTATATGACCAATTGAGCATAGACTTTTTGCTTTGTTGTTAAAGTCTCAGActgagcttttaaaataaaacctttcaggACTGGGAAAGTCATGCCAAAAGCTTACTATCGATTTCACCTAACAAATCTAGGCTAATTCTTCCCTTTTCAAGGTCttaaaaaattccttgagatttctgtacctgttagtgaggTAACTTTCCTAATTCATCTGATAAAGTTACTAGAAACCAAGAGTGTCCAAtctctggaggagtcagatagaaaatataattatttgtttgtaACAtctaattttaccaaattattgtcataattagtttgaggggAAGGTTTCCCCTACTCCCCCAAAACACAGATTCAAACCTTTGATTTTTTCAGATAGAAATCATAAAAGTTAAATGCATATTCGCTGGCtcattcagtccttttgttaacTTCTGTGAAGCCATTAGGCTTCTCATTAGAATGCTAGGACATGTCAGAATGTTAGGAACTCCATGTAATgtctaggatatctatattagtagtATTTACCATATATTAATATCCTGCGAGGATTTATTACTTATTTGATAAttcccatgtaatttaaccaaccaaataaacacaattagtttaatatctctctaTAGGATGTTTCAGGGGTGctctgaagcaccccaaagttaACTAGAGATCAAAAGAACTTCAACAGAAtttgatttaggaagttttgtcaaaTCAATCAAAAgggtttagaacatttggtcagattcagTCAATGctgatgggtgtatcatttagcttgctgataaTGTCACAATGGGTGTGtataccaaggctcaaggtctagtgaaagtggGCTCCGTCGTATTGGACCTagttggctctaaccagttttcctATAGCTctgtcattcctaacaaaatccatttatccaACTAATTGtgatccaattttagaaaatcctgatcatgcataactcttttcaGTATCTTCATACCTTCTACTGAAAAGACATCTTAGGTTCCCTAAAGTATTTTCCACAATGAGCTCCATTTCTTGTTGACAAATTTTTATCAGAATACAGTCGTCTTTGACCTCTAGTAAACCTAtaggaagctccaatactttggccacctgatgcaaagaactgactcattggaaaagaccctgatgctgggaaagattgaaggcaggaggagaaggggatgacagaagatgagccagttggatggcatcatggactcgatggacgtgggtttgagcaagctctgggagttggtgatggacagggaagcctggcgtgctgcagtccatggggtcgcaaaggtttggacatgactgagcagctgagctgaGTGAAACTTAGGCACAGCAGAAGTATTATACTTGCTGATAGGTGTCTGTGTTACCAGGTATTAATACTggatatttcccagttcacctgaacTTGGAATTCATTtagtttaatttagaattatctgATTTGTAAGCTGCTTACTTTTCTTTAagtcaattaaatagagctcatttacaaattaatcttaaaaatcttAGCCAGAAACAAAGATATACCAAGATATACACATATTCAGACAGATAAAAGGCAAGATCTAGATTCATTTTCTAAACTTAGTCATGAATTAGacattacaatataaaattcactagtttataaataacagaatatataaatttttaaaagacttcttcccatttttcctcagtctcaggagttagagatagtctagataagtgttctgagaaccctggtctcaaggcacagggaaagaaaatcaagttctaacaaaatggcagCATGTCTAAAACAAATGGTAGCCACACAAAGCAAAATGGGCCTCACAAATCAGAACACggaatataaaacacacacatagatcTGGCAGTTCTCAaacactcccttaaatacaagattACAGTCTCTAAGAAAACCTcctatagagacacaaaacttcagatcCAAGTACTAacagagtaaatgaaaatatctcaggtcttcaaagattttaaaaggaagaaaggaagccaggttgaaagaagagcGGGGAGGAGTCAGGAGAGAagggcaaaaggggtggccttatAGACATCTGCCACCTGCAGATACCCAGGCCTCACAGGActttaccctgggcctccagagaagGGGGGACTGGGACTTGGCCTTAACAGAAACCAGACCAGAACAGAATCAGAATTccagttctctgccaagaggaggtgatcagcctccaatcctcagctcaggttgaggcccttcgaccagattcctgcTTCCAGGACTGGGGACTAGAAACAAAGGGTAGGATAGGAAgggttaaggagaggaaagacagagcaaaggggagagaggtcagtaaagtctcttgttccttaacTGATCAGGGCACTCTGGACAGTTGTCCGTGTCAGGAGGAGagcagggacaaaagggtcccagttgcggccgctgggtctggtccatcgCCGGGCAAGCTGGTCCTTGAGTACCCTGAGTGGTCAGGATTTCAGTCACAGCAAAGAAGAATACTGCCAGAGTCGCTacttgttgcaggaagggggaccccttccagggccccaaagtgggctcttgtctaacactcggaaatgaattgagGAGACaggtgctgacaaagcaagaggctTTACCGGGAAGGGGCACCCacggagagcaggagggtcagggaagccaggaggactgctctgcctcGTGGCTCGCAGTCTCGGCTTTTACGgggatgggattagtttccaggttgtctttggcctatcgttctgactcagggtccttcctggtggcgcacgccttgttcagccaagatggatgccagcgagaCGGATTCTGAGGTGGTTGGACATGTGTCACTTtatgacctttcccgaactcttccagttggtggtggcttattagtttgTTCCTCACTAGGACCTCCTgtcctaaaacaactcatgcaaataggaactatggtgcctggccagggtggacagttttcagtcagtgtgcttcccctaccAGGCTGGGAAGCTTCCTGCCCCGGGATTTCAATCACTTCTGCCCCAGCAGGCTGGGCTTAGGGAGCCCCAGGGCTCCTCAGCATGCACTCCCACCCAGTTCAGCCCTGGGAGTGGACTAGGACTATGGGTCCCGCTGTCCTGCTCTTCTAGAGGCAGGCCGACAGCAGCAACCTTGGATTCCAGTGCTCAGCCGGTGGCAGAACGATGGGGCTGGCATGCCTGAGGGCGGGGTTCGGCCTCTGGTGCCAGGGCTCAGCTGAGCCCCCAGAAGCCGGCGCCGGTCAAGCCTGGAGCTGGTGGCGGGAACCCCGCAGGGCTGCgctgccggggggtgggggggggggcgctagGGGAAGCCCCGGCGCAAAGTTACTTGGGACTTCTGCCCTCATCGAGCGGGCAGGCTGAGCCTGGACTCCGCGGGCGCCGCCCCCAGGCGGATACCCGTAGTCCACGCTCCAGTCGGGGGCCTTCGGTCCGTCGGAGGCCCGTGGTCATCTCGGGCCGTGGGCGGGGCACGCTCGGGGCGCGCGGCTATTGGGCGGCGGCTGGGGCGCGCGCCGCAGCTCCCCCGCGCACGCTCCTTGCGCCTCGCAACGACGCGCCTGGGCGCCGCTACGGCTGTGCCGCGCCGCGCGCCGGCGATTGGCGGAGGGGCGGGGACCGGGGCGGGGCTGCCCGCTGATTGGCCGCGCCGGGCGGGGGCGGGCCGCGCACGCACTTAAGGGGCGGTGTCCGGACCGCGGGCGCTGGTGCCAAGATGTCGGCGACGGCGTTGCCGGAGCTCAAGCGGATCAGTCGGGTGGAGGCGATGCGCCTGGGCCCCGGCTGGAGCCACTCGTGCCACGCCATGCTGTACGCCGCGAACCCGGGCCAGCTCTTCGGCCGCATCCCCATGCGCTTCTCGGTGCTGGTGAGGACGCGGGCGTGCGGGCGGCTGGGGTCGGGGCGCCGCCGCTCGGATCCGCGCCCGTGACCTGGAGCTCCGTTGTAGATGCAGATGCGCTTCGACGGGctgctgggcttccccggtggcttcgTAGACCGGCGCTTCTGGTCGCTGGAGGACGGACTGAACCGGgtgctgggcctgggcctgggctgcCTGCGCCTCACGGAGGCAGACTACTTGAGCTCGCACCTGACCGAGGGCCCGCACCGCGTCGTGGCGCACCTGTACGCGCGGCAGCTGACGCTGGAGCAGTTGCACGCCGTGGAGATCAGCGCGGTGCACTCGCGGGACCACGGCCTGGAGGTGGGGCCGCCGCCCGtgccccgggccccgccccccgccccggggtTTGGCTCTGGCCCCGCGGAAGGCACCGATGGGTAACACGTCCCCCTGAGGGTTCCCTGGCCGGGCTGGGAGGGTGACGCTGTCTCAGCTtcggggaggagagagggaccaGGGGtcgggcagggtgggagggggacCGGGGCGCCCTCGGGGCTGTGTTCCATCTGCCTTGCTGCCTGCCATTGCCAATCCTGGGAGTGGGGGCGTGGGATCGGTGGGAGGCTGGGAAGGGGCGGTGCCTGCTCCGGGGGGTGTGAACTGCAGAGTACAGAGGTCTGGGTTCTCGTGGTGGGGGCACGAAGGCTCTTCCTAGTGGTGGGTTTCATTGCCTAGAAGGCCTGGGAGTGACCCTTGGGGTATTTGGGATTCATCAGGTGGAAGAGGGAGCATGGGGTCCGGACTGGGGGCTTCCAGCCAGGGAGGGCAGGGTACGTGCatggcggggagggaggggggcgcggggcggggtgCGGTTTGAAACTcgctgggggaagggaagggctgcACTTCCCCGAGAGAGCCGGCTGGCTACCCCCCACCCGTTAGGGCCTACATTCTGTCGACGACCTGGCTGCCCTACCCCAGGCCTAGCAGCTCACCAGTTCCTCCTGCAACGGCCCTGCCGTCCCCGTGGGGCCTGGTCCCAACCCTAGTCTCCTCTCCGCAGGTACTGGGACTTGTCCGCGTCCCTCTATACACCCAGAAAGACCGAGTTGGGGGCTTTCCCAACTTCCTGAGCAATGCCTTTATCAGCACAGCCAAGTACCAGCTCCTGTTCGCCCTCAAGGTGCTCAACATGATGCCGGAGGAGAagctggctgaggccctggccgctgccacagagaagcagaaaaaggCCCTGGAGAAGCTGCTCCCGTCTTCCTCCTGAGGTGCCCCCCCCAGCTCTCTGCCTGTGGGCTGTTCTGCGGGCGTGTCTTCTGGCATGTGCCACGTTTGTCCCACCTGACTGGGGGAGTGGGCACCTTGTCTCCCCAGTGCCCCGAGCAGTTACTGGGGGCGGCATGGGCACACCCATGCTGCGGAGCACTCTGCACGTCTCATTGTGGACTGGGGCGCCCAGGGGCTGTCTGACAGCCCGGTGGGTGCACACACTGCCCTGGAGAAGTTGGTTTGTTCTCATGGCAGTTCTGTTCTTGAGGAGCCACCCCTGGGTTGACTCTCCCGCATCCTGCCCTCAGCCAGTCCCAGCCTAAGCTAGGAGGGGACACTGTGAATTTTGGTTGTTAGCTTTACTTGTGAGTTTTCAGAGCAGCTGTACCTCcttgggtttggtccctgtgGACAGGCAGGGCCATGGGGCCCAGGTAGAGGAAGCTGttggagggacagggaagctCTGTGTCCTTCAATCCTGGCTGCGGGCCTGGGGCAGACACAGGAGGTGTCCCTTCCGGGCTTCCCGGGACTGAGGGCTGAGGTGGAGCCTGAGTGGGGCTCGGGGCCCTTTCCCAGGCAGGGTGCGGCCCCTCCCTGTGGCTGCTGTGGCCCTGCCTGCCCTGGACGCTGGGCCATGAGCCTGCTCCGGTGGTTTCTCAGTGGAAGCTGACAGGCCTCCCTCCCCCGCCGCCAGCCTGGGTGCCTCTGCTCCAGCCTGCTCTGAGAGCCTCCCCCTCTGTTGGCAGCACCCTCTGCGGGCGCCCCCAGAAGTCGGCCTGGCAGCACCAGCCGAGTGTGCGGTACAGCAGTGGAGCCGCCCGGGCCAGGAGGGTCACCTCTGGCGGTCTCCTCGGTGCAGAAAGACTTCTCAGTGAAGCTGGCGGGTTCTGTGGCGCTGGCCTGGCTGGTAAGGACAGCAGGTTCCTGCCCCCGCCTGGGCACCTGCCTTGGAGCCTTGGTGCAGTGCTGGCACGTGTGGGCAGGAGCACTGGCTCTGTAATAAAACACCTGAACCTCGTTCCTCTGATTTTCTGGGGCGTGCTTCACTTGCTGGGTGGCTTTGTCGGGAGGGGCTCTGTGCACTGGTGGTCCCGCCGCAGGGCCAGGGATGGGGCAGCGCAGGTCACCCTGGTGGCCCCGCGCCCAGCACGGCGCGCCCTCCCCTCACTGTGCCTCACCAGCCAGGACCGCAGGCCAGCACCGAACCCGCACCACCACCGGACTGTAAGTTTTATTTTCCCACAAATGACCTACGCTGCCCAGGGGCCCCAAGTCTCCCCATCTGGGTGAACCTCAGCGTGGCGTGGGGATGTTCCCCGTGGCCCTGCCTGCTCCCCCGCCTGACGAGAGGGTCTGACGAGAGGATGAGAGGCCCCGTCCTGCCTCGCTGCGGGCGTCACTGCCCTGCACCGGCCCTGCCCggcctgcctgctgctgctgctcctgggccTGCTCCTCTGGCCACTGCAGCTGCCCGCGCGCTGCCCTCCTGTCCTCGGGAACACAGCTTCAGGGTGGATCAGTCACCCCACGTCCAGTTCTGAGAAGGGAAAAGGCAGACTGGAGGGGGCTCCCTCGGCTGCCCTGCCGACCCTGCTCTCAGGGCCCGTGGCCACCGGACACTCACCGTCCCCCAGCTACGGCTCCCGCCAGCTCTCCTTCCCGCTCAGTGCCTGCAGCTTCTCCAGGCTCTGGGTCACCGAGCACAGGACTCGCCCTGAGGACGGGAGCACACAGTCACGGCTTCACGGGCCGGGGAGCAGGCACGGCGGACCTCGCGGCcgctgggctgcagcccatggactcACCCATCTCCCGGACTCGCTCCTCCAGGGCTCCCGACAGCTCGGGAAGGCTCAGGGCCTGCAAGGAGGCCTGCCAGCCTTTGGGGTCTGTGGAGCAGAGAGCCGGGTGGGTGTGGGTTCCGGGCGGCCTGAGCCACTGTGACAGGACTGGCCCTCTAGAGCCACACGTCCCTGCAGTGTCAGCGTGTTCTCTGCCCACTTGTGAAGCAAAGTGCTGATGACCAGTAGGGGCCCGGCCCAGGGCTGAGTGTGCGAGGGCCAGCCTGCTGGGCTGTGGCGTCTTGGACGTTGCTGGCAGCCGAGGCCCTCCGGGAGAGACCGTGAGGACGTGGGTGTGCAGTGTGAGGGGACCGGGGAGGCGTCCACATGACAAGCACACAGAGACAGGTGGTGAAACCCGGCCTGGGAGGCGGCCCACCCCGTCCGTCCGCCCCACAGCCGGGATGCCGCCCTCCCTACCTGCTGCAGGGAGGCCTGGGCTCAGGGGGGCCTCACGCAGGGACTCGTCCCGCCTCACTCGGGCTGACAGCTCAGCCTGACAGGCCCTGCCAGACAGACACCGAACGCCAGTGACGGGCAAGGCCAGGGCGGCCTGGAGTGTGGGGTGGGCTCCACCTGGGAGCCTCTCTGAGCGCCCGGCAGGGACGCCCATGGGGGCCCCTCTGCTGCCTGCGAGGAGGGACAGCCTGGCGTGGCAGCTACTCCAGGAGGCCCTGAAAACCACCCACTGGTGGGAAATCCGGAGGAAACGAACAGAGCCTAGTGCTGGCCGGGGCTCAGCTGGACACCCACTCACCGCAGCTGGTCCAGGACAAGCGTGGCATCCTTGGCAagggcccaggtctcctgcagctgTGCGTGGACGTCCTTGCGGGCACCGTCCTGCTCCAGGAGGCAGCTCTCCACCACGGCCCGCAGCTCCTGCTCCTGGGACACTAGGCCTCGCATGGCCTCCACCTCCTCGCAGCGCTGGGGCAGGCGGGAGAGCGCCTCAGGCTGCGTCCCCCCGCCCTGGCCCCCACGCCTGCTGCTCTGGAGGCCCATCTTCCTCAGCCCCGCCCCAAGCCCGCAGTGTGCCGCCTGTGCCCGCCCTCCTGGGCACCCCCTCCTGCCCCTGAGCTGTCACCGGTCCAGCTGCTGCTCTCTGCCGCCCCCTGCCCCGGCACCGCCCTCACCTTGTGCAGCTGGATGGCAAGCTCCTGCATCTCGGCCTCCAGCCGGTCGGCATAGGCCAGCTCCAGGGCATCACTGGGGGGGCGGGCGCTGCTGTGCCAGCGGGCGATGGCAGACGTCATTTTCCTCTTGGGCCCAAACAACCTGCAGCAAGAAGGACACCGCTCAGCATCTGCTGTTGTGTGGAGGTTCTGTGGGCCATCCTGCCAAGACCGTCCACTACAGAGGCCCCAGCCTTGAAGGGAGCGGGAAGCCCCCAGGATCCCGGGAGAGAGGACGGAAGTGTCCCAGGGAGTCATGACCCCTCACCCTGCCCATCGCCTTGCCCGGCTCTCACAGCATGGAGAGCCAGGCTGCTCGGATGCTCTCAGGGTCAGGGTGGGAAGCGTCTGGTGCCCTGAGCACAGTGGCGTCCGCCAGGCCAGCTCGGGTCTCAGGACCCAGGCTGCCAGCATCCGAGCCAGGAGCGGCTGCTGGAGTAGAGGGCAGCTGATAGCAGGGAGAAGCCGGCCTCTGTACGGGGTGACCCCCCCATGCTGGGAGCTGTGACCTCAGCTGGCCACAGAGGCCCGCACTCACGTGATGCCGATTTCCTTCAGGTCGCTCTCAGTGAGGGTCAGGAAGATGCGGAGGTCCACATCCTGCTCCTCAAACACCTGCAGGTACTTGAGACAGCCGATCTGCTCCAGCAGTGTGGCAAGGTCCTGGGGGCAAGCAGGCCGGCTCAGGAAGGGCGGGCCGTGAAGACGTGAGCAGGACAAGGCCCACCCTGCACGCGGGCCACCGTCCTCCCGCTCAGCACCCGGCCCGTCCTGAGCCTGCTGACCCCCAGGCATCGCAGGGAGCCCAGGCTGTCCGCTTTGTGTCCTCAGGCACGGCCTTAGGGCGTCCAGGGACACGCTAAGCCCATTGCTGTTCCCAGGCCAGGCTCATCACTTTAGCAGGAAGCATAGCCTGTGGCAGGCTGCGGCAGCGGCCCTCAGTCTCCGCTGCCCGGGACTGTTTCCGCGCCCCCTTTCGGGGAGAGGCTTCACGGGATGTTGCGTCCTTAGTTAACATGTCACCCCATGTTTTCTGGGCTCCATGGACTCTGATGAGAAATACACTGTTAAACCGTCTGGAGGTCCTCACatctgtgctgagtcactcatcTCTTGCTCCAGGACTGTTTTCTGACACTGATGGTGATGTGTCCAGGTGTGGCTCTGAGTTTAACCAACTTAGAGCTGATTTGGCTTCTTGGATGTGCAGATCCATTTTTTTATCAAACTGGGAAGTTCTGGCTTTTGCCAGGAAGGATGATCCCCAATGCTTCTGCTGGGACCAGCTCACGGCCCCTACCTGGCTGATTCTGTTCGGCCCCAGTGCTGCCTGTCCTACTTCTCGTCTGTGGTATCGAAACCTGGCCTCCCCCAGCATCACTGAGGTCCAGGCCAGAAGTACCAATGCCTGGTGTTTGATGCACGAGGGCTTGGATCCCAACCAAAGCGTCCAgggtctgagattttttttttctgaactcgCACTCCCGTGCCTATAGCCCTCCTCCAAGGTTTCTTCTGCAGGGGGCCCCGTGGCCGTTCGGGGGACAGTCCCGAATGTcaccttctctctgcctctcgTGCAGCTTGTCCCTGTCGCCTGACATCAGTGCTGATGCTGGTCCAGCGTTTCTCCTCCCCAGGCTCTGGGAGGCTGAGATGAGCATGGAAACCAGGGGACGAGACAGGAACCTCCGTGGAGGGACGGACAGATAGCCTGCTCCTCTCCCCAGCATGAACCCTCGGCTGAGTTGTCTTCTAGGTCGTGTGGAGAATCCCGCCGCCCCACCCTTCTCAACAGTACCGGCCCATAGGAAGTACCAATAAACACCTCAGCAATCCAAGACCGCCCGTGGCTTTACCTGAGGTCCTGAATAGGGGGGCCTGTCGGTCTGGGGGCTCGCTCCCGGGGCACAGGACGTCGCGGCGCTGGGAGCCCACTGGCTGTCGCTGCTGCTGTAACGGTTCTTGGTCTTCACATAACTTTTAGTTTGTTTGCGAACCGAGCTTCTCCGCACGTGATCCGAATCCTGGGTGAAAGGTGTGTTTACAGTGGCTCTGGGCTGGCCCGTCCGGGCCCCACTCCGCCGCCAGCATCTGGCCTCATCCACACTCCCTCACCTCCTGGGGACACTGGGCGGTCTGAACCTTCACCAAAGCCCCACCTGCCACCTTGGCCCCACAGAGCTCCAGATGCCTCTGAGACATCCTGACAGCCCCGCTCACCTGGCTGAGCCGTCAGGCGCTCCCACGACGCCGggcaaggaggggaggggagggcagggcagggttaCCTCGTTGCTCTCCAGGGAGGCCTCGCTGCTGAGTCCCGGGGCCCGGGCCAGGCCCTCGCTGCTGCTGCTCCGCACGACCCCAGGGTTGGCAGAGAAGGCCTGCTCTTCTGACGGAGGGGAGACAAGGGCGCCTGACCACAGGCCTGGCCGTGGCAACgtgcagcccagcccagcccccacgCTGCCTGCCACCTTGTCGCTTCTGCTCCATGCTGACTGCTGGGCCCACGCACCCTCCGCACA
This genomic window contains:
- the NUDT16L1 gene encoding tudor-interacting repair regulator protein isoform X2; amino-acid sequence: MSATALPELKRISRVEAMRLGPGWSHSCHAMLYAANPGQLFGRIPMRFSVLMQMRFDGLLGFPGGFVDRRFWSLEDGLNRVLGLGLGCLRLTEADYLSSHLTEGPHRVVAHLYARQLTLEQLHAVEISAVHSRDHGLEVLNMMPEEKLAEALAAATEKQKKALEKLLPSSS
- the NUDT16L1 gene encoding tudor-interacting repair regulator protein isoform X1, which gives rise to MSATALPELKRISRVEAMRLGPGWSHSCHAMLYAANPGQLFGRIPMRFSVLMQMRFDGLLGFPGGFVDRRFWSLEDGLNRVLGLGLGCLRLTEADYLSSHLTEGPHRVVAHLYARQLTLEQLHAVEISAVHSRDHGLEVLGLVRVPLYTQKDRVGGFPNFLSNAFISTAKYQLLFALKVLNMMPEEKLAEALAAATEKQKKALEKLLPSSS